The DNA segment atatatatatatacatatacatacaagtTTCATCACACTTGCTCTATATAGAGAATAATATTAAATGGCTCTCTCCATGAGTGGCATTGTAGCTGTGTTAATGGTTCTCTCTTTGGCTCCTCTGAGCCTGGGTGGTGGGTATCTTTGCCCCGAATACTACGACAAATCGTGCCCGCAGGTGAAGGAGATCGTGTGGTCGATGGTGGCGAAGGCCGTCGCCAAGGAGCCGAGAATGGCCGCTTCCTTGCTGAGGCTGCATTTCCATGACTGCTTTGTTAAGGTTAGTTTGGTtacatttctaattaaattactTGAATATTCCATcctcatgatatatatatatatatacatatatatatatacataatgtaTTACATTAAGGTTGCGTTTGGTTTgtattatgaaagattactaggaatagaAAGATGTttgagaatcttattcctattcattctattactaaaaatgtgacatttctgtgtttggttcgcaaggtcatattatttaatcatgttatttaaatttacaaaaaatatacaattaattaattttttttaattaattttagataatgctatcaaaaatttcaacactttttagaaaaaacgaagagagaacataggttagagagagcataattaaaaaaatggggagagaaataaaatcgagattagagggagtgagagagttgagattttagaaaaaaaaaaaaggggagagagagcttagtttagaaagagaaaaaaataagtttagagagatatgaggttagagtgtaaagaaaaataataccagcTAGCCGGTGagtaggaagaaaaaaaaaagattagacatattatgattatctcaatccattaatatgaggatactcATCCTCTCTCAAgaaaatgagattagtactttgggataaatctcattcccaagtaaattcaatattaccaactaaattatttaGTGTGCAGtgccatattttttttattccaattgaattattaggaatcttaaaaagatagctcgaaccaaacgcaccctaaggaGAATTAGTAATTATCTTTGCTGTGTAAGGGCATTTTAGTCATTTCAGTTTTGTAatgagcaaaaaaaattatgacaattATATATTATGCCCTTGGTTTAGTTTGTAGCTAGCTAGTATAATATATTCATCATACATACATGAACCTCAAATTTGGGTTAATTAATATATTGCACATAAATTAACCATTTATAGCCTTTTAATTAtctttattcaatttttcactATGAATCTATGATCCAtgacttttttaattttctccatTGAATTCCTATGTTTCATTACAAAAACTGTAGCATCGATCACCACGTGGCAATTTTCGTCCAATTTAGTggacatatatatttatttacagtagaaacttaattgaaacaaattaataatCAACGCTATTTGTAGAAAGTAATTTTTCTCTCCACCTGATTTttagaaaaagtaattttttctaaaaatgatctcgccaaattttataaaagagtagcataattttttttatttccaaattttctATTCAGAAagtaaaaattgtataaaagtGTCTTAATTTGTTcttcaagaaattttttttttcaaaaaataatttttcacgcTTTTCCGAGGAACCAACGTTTACCCCTCAAAATATTACTAAACATTGAAATTAATGGTACTACTGCAACTACTAATTAACCCTTAACAAAAATTTTGTGTCACACTCTATTAAGtaacttttttatataattattcacCACAAATTCATTCATTGATGTAATTGCGAATTACAAAATACTtggtgtgttgtgtgtgtgtgtgtgtgtgtgtcacaGAAGACTCACGCACACAAGGGGACGGACAGCATTGTTTTAGAGCCAAAAGTATATtcgtataaatttttttaagttctGCTCTGtaatttcttaaattattatttaagaaGCAAAATCAGATTAATggtaaagtaaaatatttacaaaactTATAACCAACAGAATGTCCTCCATAATAACATCTGTAGTCTATTACTATTACAATATTATAGCAAAACAAAATTTGATATAGCCCGGGGCCAAACTGGGAGTTCCCACTGGGTGGAGAGGACTCGGTTGGGCCTGAGCTTAAGGCGATCCAACAACGACATCCAGCCCGTGAACAACACCCTCCCACCCATCTCACCTAAGTCAAGCGCCAGGCCTCGACGTGCTTCGTCGACGTCGTCGCTCTCGCGTGAGTCTTTTTTCACTCTCGCTAATCTAAAATCAACATGATAAGAAACAAAATCTTCTGAATAGTTACTCAGGCAATTTTAGATCGAGTTAAGTTTTTCTTGTTAGATTCAGCCCGAAAAGACAATTAACGGCCCTTCCGATGGCCGGGCCCGAATTCAACATCGTCAAATTTACAACACACCCTGAATGAAATAATTNNNNNNNNNNNNNNNNNNNNNNNNNGTGTATGTTAAGTGCATgcttctaattaataattatttgtttgattttgtttttatttttttaggtaaTTACTACgtagttatattttttatatataaaataggggTGTGCATACGCGTCCCATACTATTGCGAACAGCTAAGTAGGGAGCATGCCGTGGAGCTTGAGAAGGGGTCGAAGCCAACAAGAACTCGGCGAAGGGAAGTTTCGAGTCATCGACGACCATTAAGCCGCGGTATGGCAGCAGAGCGCTGCCAAACGGGGGTATCCTCGCGCGGAAGGATGCTGTCTGGTAATCAATCAATGTGAATTGATGCATAACAAGTGTATGTTGTGATGAAAACAACTGCAGGTGCTCACACTATCGGATTTTCGCGCTGCACCAGCTTCCGCCAGCGTCTGTACAACCAGTCGGGCAACGGTTTAGCCGACAGCACGCTGGACGAGTCGTACGCCATGCAGCTCCGGTGGGGCTGCCCGCGATCGGGCAGCGACGACAACCTCTTCCCGCTCGACTACGTCAGCCCCGCACAGTTCGACAACTACTATTACAAGAACATTTTGGTCGGCAAGGGCCTGCTGAACTCAGACCAAATTTTGTTCACGAAAAGCGCGACTACGAGGCAGCTGGTGGAGCTGTACGCCGCGAACATCGGCATATTCTACGATCACTTCGCCAAGTCGATGATCAAGATGGGGAATATCACGCCGTTGACGGGATTGGAGGGCGAGGTCCGGACCAATTGCAGGAGGATCAACTCTTCTTAGGTGTTTAAGTGTGGAGATTTGATCAGTTTGATTAAGTTGATTATTTGCTTTTATAATTTTCCCCAAgtgcttattttttcttttccacccGCAAGTGTTATGTGTATCACTTTTGTTGTTGTCGTCGTGGTCGTGGTCGTCGTTGTTATTGTTAGTCTATCTGATTACAATAAAAGAGaatgtattttttaaattatatatgaaaatggCCCAATTGCACTACCGAGTTGTGGTTTCAATAACATATAATCAATTtaaattactttataatttaaaagcttaaactgaTAGCTACAGAAGCTACTTACTTTGTATATATAGGACGGATCGGTTCTTGATATTATTATAACCAATATGAGACTACTCAATATCTTAACGGTGAATTTGCGATTAGAttaatgtctttttttttgttttccagtTGAGCATGAGTAGGTATTCTGAATTAAATCAGCGAAAATTTGCATAGGTAAAAAAGCacactttataaaaaaaaaaaaaggaaaaaaatattaaggctCAACTTTGATCGTTAATCCTTCAGTTTCAAATTTGTTAATATGTCCTTCATCTGACACCCAGAGGTGTAGAagtgtctctctctctagagtgtgTATAT comes from the Ananas comosus cultivar F153 unplaced genomic scaffold, ASM154086v1, whole genome shotgun sequence genome and includes:
- the LOC109705383 gene encoding peroxidase 72-like, which translates into the protein MKTTAGAHTIGFSRCTSFRQRLYNQSGNGLADSTLDESYAMQLRWGCPRSGSDDNLFPLDYVSPAQFDNYYYKNILVGKGLLNSDQILFTKSATTRQLVELYAANIGIFYDHFAKSMIKMGNITPLTGLEGEVRTNCRRINSS